The stretch of DNA TAAAGCCCATTTCTAAAAACAAACTTTAAAAATTACTAAATAAAAAACTCCCGAAGAGGTTCTTCGAGAGTTTATATTTTAAGTTGGAATCTGACTAAGGATAAGGAGCAATTTCCACGGCAAGACCTTCCATATCGTCTGCCATATGCAGCTGACAGCCTAATCTGCTGTTATCCTGCACGTGAAAAGCTTCCGCCAGCATGGCATCTTCTTCAGCACCCATTTCCGGTAGTCCCGGATCATTAATTACGTATACCTGGCATGAAGCGCACATGGCCATTCCACCACATACCCCGATAGTTCCTTCTTCTGCTAATTCATACGAACGTATAATTTCCATTAAATTCATGGACATGTCCGTAGGAGCAACAACATCATGAGTTACACCTTCTCTATCGGTGATTTTTATATTGATATCTGACATAATTATACAAAATTAGTCAATTTTTTTCACAACTGCCTTTTCTGCTTCTTTACGGCTTCCATCAAACCCGTCTACTCCACTTACTGTAGTATATTTTAAAACGTATTTTTTACCCGGATTCAATCTGTTGTAAACACTTTGACACATCAATGTAGCCTCATGGAACCCACATAAAATCAGCTTAAGCTTTCCAGGATATGTATTGATATCTCCTATCGCATATACCCCTTCAATATTGGTTTGGTAATCTAAAGCGTTGTTTACAACGATTGCATTTTTCTCGATATTCAATCCCCAATTGGCAATATCTCCCAATTTTGGAGTTAAACCGAATAAAGGAATAAAGTAATCTGTCTCGATATCCTGAGCTTCCTCACCATCTCTCTGTACTGTAATTGCAGAAACTTTTCCGTCTCCTTTTATTCCGATTACTTCAGCTGGTGTGATTAATTTTATTTTTCCTTGATCCTTTAAATCCTGAACTTTCTCTACTGAGTCTAAAGCTCCTCTGAATTCATTTCTTCTGTGAATTAAAGTTACTTCGCTCGCAACATTCGATAAGAAAATACTCCAATCTAGAGCAGAATCTCCTCCTCCGGCAATAACTACTTTCTTGTTTCTGAAATGTTCAGGCTCTTTGATAAAGTATTCAACTCCCTTTTCTTCGTAATCAGCAATATTTTCAATGGTTGGTTTTCTAGGCTCGAAAGTTCCTAATCCTCCGGCAATCGCCACGGCTTTTGCTCTGTGAACAGTTCCCTTATTGGTAACTACTTCAAACCATTCTTCATCTACTTTTGTAAGCGTAACCGCAGTTTCTCCCAAAGTAAATCCAGGTTGAAACTGTTTGATTTGTTCCATTAAGTTATCAACTAATTCTC from Chryseobacterium piperi encodes:
- a CDS encoding 2Fe-2S iron-sulfur cluster-binding family protein, coding for MSDINIKITDREGVTHDVVAPTDMSMNLMEIIRSYELAEEGTIGVCGGMAMCASCQVYVINDPGLPEMGAEEDAMLAEAFHVQDNSRLGCQLHMADDMEGLAVEIAPYP
- a CDS encoding NAD(P)/FAD-dependent oxidoreductase; protein product: MITTDILIIGAGPTGLFAVFEAGLLKMKCHIIDALPQPGGQLAELYPKKPIFDIPGYPSVNAGELVDNLMEQIKQFQPGFTLGETAVTLTKVDEEWFEVVTNKGTVHRAKAVAIAGGLGTFEPRKPTIENIADYEEKGVEYFIKEPEHFRNKKVVIAGGGDSALDWSIFLSNVASEVTLIHRRNEFRGALDSVEKVQDLKDQGKIKLITPAEVIGIKGDGKVSAITVQRDGEEAQDIETDYFIPLFGLTPKLGDIANWGLNIEKNAIVVNNALDYQTNIEGVYAIGDINTYPGKLKLILCGFHEATLMCQSVYNRLNPGKKYVLKYTTVSGVDGFDGSRKEAEKAVVKKID